From the genome of Thermoflexus hugenholtzii, one region includes:
- a CDS encoding 2-oxoacid:acceptor oxidoreductase subunit alpha produces the protein MPKRFVSWMIGGPQGSGINVAAETLAKAFSRGGLHVFANIEYHSNIMGKHSYYRVRVSEEPVHAPVDEVHLLAALDEETLFGDHHHNPEFPTHHGHVHEVVPGGGIIYDADLGDIRERLGRDDLRLYPVPYFEMIRRALEPFGKAAEYRQYDIMRNTVALGATLAVLDYDFDLVAEVIREQFKGRRARLADLNIQALRVTYDYVHEHFGNDFPWKVRRRERRPDQILIRGVQAVALGKLQAGLGVQTYYPISPATDESTYLEAVQSRYNVVVIQTEDEISAINMAVGAAHAGARASTSTAGPGFALMPEGIGFAAITEAPGLVVFLYQRGGPSTGLPTRTEQADLGFALHPAHGEFPHIVIAPGDVVEAFYDSFEAFNWADRYQMPVIVLVDKYLASSYVTVPRFNTRNLVIDRGVRYRPDGQRDGYLRHAVTESGISPWVVPGTEGVVFWTTSDEHNPKGHISEGVLHRVEQMDKRMRKLELAAREIPDSKKFTLHGPEDAQVTLVGWGTTKGAILDALEELSAFNGLTFNFLQIRMMRPFPAEPVGAILRRARRVILIENNYSGQLGNLIREMTGFRIPHRVLKYDGRPFTVNEIIEGVRRALQDNEERIVMISSEAREVIPWPTR, from the coding sequence ATGCCCAAACGGTTTGTCTCCTGGATGATCGGGGGGCCTCAGGGCAGCGGGATCAACGTGGCGGCGGAGACCCTGGCCAAGGCCTTCAGCCGAGGAGGCCTTCACGTTTTCGCCAACATCGAATACCACTCCAACATCATGGGCAAACATAGCTACTATCGGGTCCGCGTCTCGGAGGAGCCCGTCCACGCCCCGGTGGATGAGGTCCACCTGCTGGCGGCCCTCGATGAAGAGACCCTCTTCGGCGATCATCACCACAACCCCGAGTTCCCCACCCACCACGGCCATGTCCACGAGGTGGTCCCGGGCGGGGGGATCATTTACGACGCGGACCTGGGGGACATCCGGGAGCGGCTGGGGCGGGATGACCTGCGTCTGTATCCGGTGCCGTATTTCGAGATGATCCGCCGGGCGCTGGAGCCCTTCGGCAAGGCAGCGGAATACCGGCAGTATGACATCATGCGGAACACGGTGGCCCTGGGGGCGACCCTGGCCGTCCTGGATTACGATTTCGATCTGGTCGCGGAGGTCATCCGCGAGCAGTTCAAGGGGCGCCGGGCCCGGCTGGCGGATCTCAACATCCAGGCCCTGCGGGTCACGTATGACTACGTGCATGAGCACTTCGGGAACGACTTCCCCTGGAAGGTGCGCCGGCGGGAGCGGCGGCCGGATCAGATCCTGATCCGCGGGGTGCAGGCGGTGGCCCTGGGCAAGCTCCAGGCGGGGCTGGGGGTGCAGACCTACTATCCCATCAGCCCGGCCACCGACGAGAGCACGTATCTGGAGGCGGTCCAGAGCCGCTACAACGTGGTGGTGATCCAGACGGAGGACGAGATCTCGGCGATCAACATGGCGGTCGGGGCGGCCCACGCGGGCGCCCGGGCCTCCACCTCCACCGCCGGGCCCGGGTTCGCCCTGATGCCGGAAGGCATCGGGTTCGCCGCCATCACCGAGGCGCCGGGCCTGGTGGTGTTCCTCTACCAGCGCGGCGGCCCCAGCACCGGGCTGCCCACGCGCACGGAGCAGGCGGACCTGGGGTTCGCCCTGCACCCGGCCCACGGGGAGTTCCCTCACATCGTCATCGCCCCGGGGGACGTGGTGGAGGCCTTCTACGACAGCTTCGAGGCCTTCAACTGGGCGGACCGCTACCAGATGCCGGTGATCGTGCTGGTGGACAAATACCTCGCCAGCAGCTACGTCACCGTCCCCCGCTTTAACACCCGGAACCTGGTCATCGACCGCGGGGTCCGCTATCGGCCCGATGGCCAGCGGGACGGCTACCTGCGCCACGCGGTGACCGAGAGCGGGATCTCCCCATGGGTGGTCCCGGGGACGGAGGGGGTGGTGTTCTGGACGACCAGCGATGAACACAACCCGAAGGGGCACATCTCCGAGGGGGTGCTCCACCGGGTGGAGCAGATGGACAAGCGCATGCGCAAGCTGGAGCTGGCGGCCCGGGAGATCCCCGACAGCAAGAAGTTCACCCTGCACGGGCCGGAGGACGCCCAGGTCACGCTGGTGGGGTGGGGGACGACCAAGGGGGCGATCCTGGACGCCCTGGAGGAGCTGTCGGCCTTCAACGGGCTGACCTTCAACTTCCTTCAGATCCGGATGATGCGGCCCTTCCCGGCGGAGCCGGTGGGAGCCATCCTGCGGCGGGCCCGTCGGGTGATCCTCATCGAGAACAATTACTCCGGTCAGCTGGGGAAC
- a CDS encoding MaoC/PaaZ C-terminal domain-containing protein encodes MTTWSAGPRGLFFEDLEVGWKVRTPGRTVTEADIVEFAGLSGDYTPLHTDAEYARGTMFGERIAHGLLGLAIASGLATRLGFLEETVEAFTGLEWKFRAPIRIGDTIYAEIEVAQKRPTPDGRAGFVVFNVQVRNQRGEVVQRGQWTLLVRARGAGAPQASPAASSERPSEG; translated from the coding sequence ATGACAACGTGGAGTGCAGGACCGCGTGGGTTGTTCTTTGAGGACCTGGAGGTCGGGTGGAAAGTCCGCACGCCCGGCCGCACGGTCACCGAGGCGGACATCGTGGAGTTCGCCGGTCTCTCCGGGGATTACACGCCGCTGCACACCGACGCGGAATACGCCCGCGGCACCATGTTTGGGGAACGGATCGCCCACGGGCTGCTGGGGCTGGCCATCGCCTCCGGCCTGGCGACCCGCCTCGGCTTCCTGGAGGAGACGGTGGAGGCCTTCACCGGCCTGGAGTGGAAGTTCCGCGCTCCCATCCGCATCGGCGACACCATCTACGCCGAGATCGAGGTGGCCCAGAAACGCCCCACGCCCGACGGCCGCGCGGGCTTCGTGGTCTTCAACGTCCAGGTCCGCAACCAGCGGGGCGAGGTGGTTCAGCGGGGCCAGTGGACCCTTCTGGTGCGCGCCCGGGGCGCCGGGGCGCCTCAGGCCTCTCCGGCGGCTTCCTCGGAGCGTCCTTCGGAAGGATGA
- a CDS encoding SIS domain-containing protein, translating into MWVEEEIRQQPEVADRLLREGWPEAERIAAEARRFQPALVMLAARGSSDNAARYGQYLLGAFAGLPAALATPSLFTFYRRPPRLDHAWVIGISQSGRSPDIVEVIREARRQGGLTLAITNDPGSPLAAEAHAVLPLRAGAERAVAATKTYTAQLVALAMLAAAWTGDRTMQEELRRLPEAMARALESEGPAREAAASWWRASHGVVIGRGFNYATAFEIALKLKELTYIVAEPYSSADFLHGPIALVEPGFPVFLIAPGPTFHAEMQDLARLLRERAAHLTLCSEDPERLRHADVGIPLPPVPEWLSPAVAVIPGQWFAVSLARLRGLDPDRPRGLQKVTETR; encoded by the coding sequence ATGTGGGTGGAAGAGGAGATCCGCCAGCAACCGGAAGTGGCCGACCGCCTGCTCCGGGAAGGATGGCCGGAGGCGGAGCGGATCGCGGCGGAGGCGCGGCGCTTTCAACCGGCCCTCGTGATGCTGGCCGCCCGGGGCAGCTCCGATAACGCCGCCCGCTACGGCCAGTATCTGCTCGGAGCGTTCGCCGGGCTGCCCGCAGCCCTGGCCACCCCCTCCCTGTTCACCTTTTACCGGCGTCCGCCCCGGCTGGACCACGCGTGGGTGATCGGCATCTCCCAATCCGGCCGCTCCCCGGACATCGTAGAGGTGATCCGGGAGGCCCGCCGCCAGGGCGGCCTCACCCTCGCCATCACCAACGACCCAGGTTCCCCGCTGGCGGCCGAGGCCCACGCGGTGCTGCCCCTGCGCGCAGGGGCAGAGCGGGCGGTGGCCGCCACCAAAACCTACACGGCCCAGCTCGTCGCCCTGGCCATGCTGGCCGCCGCCTGGACGGGGGATCGAACGATGCAGGAGGAGCTGCGCCGGCTGCCTGAGGCCATGGCCCGGGCCCTGGAGAGCGAGGGGCCCGCCCGCGAAGCCGCCGCCTCCTGGTGGCGGGCCTCCCACGGCGTGGTGATCGGCCGGGGCTTCAACTACGCCACCGCCTTCGAGATCGCCCTCAAGCTCAAGGAGCTCACCTACATTGTGGCGGAGCCGTATTCCTCGGCAGACTTCCTCCACGGGCCCATCGCCCTCGTGGAGCCGGGCTTCCCGGTCTTCTTGATCGCGCCAGGGCCCACCTTCCACGCGGAGATGCAGGACCTGGCCCGTCTGTTGCGGGAACGGGCGGCCCATCTCACCCTCTGCAGCGAGGATCCCGAGCGGCTCCGCCATGCGGACGTCGGCATCCCGTTGCCTCCCGTCCCGGAGTGGCTCTCCCCGGCGGTGGCGGTGATCCCCGGCCAGTGGTTCGCCGTCTCCCTCGCCCGGCTCCGAGGGCTGGACCCGGATCGACCGCGGGGGTTGCAGAAGGTCACCGAAACCCGGTAG